Genomic window (Ananas comosus cultivar F153 linkage group 1, ASM154086v1, whole genome shotgun sequence):
TCTAAAGCACCACAATTGGTTATGCAAAGAGAGTAAGAGCCAGGATTTAGTACCTTTAGCAAGGTACTTGCTTAAAAATTCCAGCTTCTGTTACTCTACTACATGGATAATTATACCTTGGAAGGCCTAAAAAACTACTGATATTGACTAAAAAGTACATAATGAATGGAAGCTAAGAATGAAAGTGATTCTAAGAAACTCacgtaaaaaaaattcaaatacagtGGTAAGCAATAGGCAACTTCAAGCAGTTGACCTGTGTAAGAGAATAAACAGTCAATCATTTTGCAGAGTCCCATTGACCGGTTGCTTGTCCAGCTCAGCAGCTGACACTGCATTGAGTAATGTATTGAGCAGCCAGATGATCCTCCCATATAGTGCTATCTTAATTCTGCTAAGTAGTTATGtttcttatatatatgaatatcaaTGTGCCTTAACATATCTTGTATTACAATAAGACAAACAATCCTGTTTAACTCAGGTCACACAATACCACACTAAAAGGTGAACCCAGTAAGGATTTTCTTAACATATGAAAAGTGAGACTCTTTTGAAGACATTGCTGGAGGATTTTAACCAAAGTGCCTATTATATTAAGAAGATCTGGAGATTTCAAATACACACAACTGCATAATGGTCAACAACATCCTCATCTTTGGCTCCAATTTCCAATATTATAATAGATCTTCTCATGAATTATCTATAAGCTTATATAGTGCCAAGTTCATGTATGGCTCAGACAAAGTCCGAATAGGTCAGAACTTCATATAAAGCCACTTTGGCAGCCTGCACTTATCCTCCGATAGTCAGACTGCTTTTGATTCTTATAGttgaaaaaggaagagagataaaattataatatttaaaccTTTGATGAATTCTATATTGCAATGCTGTTGATTTAATACATAGCAACAGTCTGACACAAAACAAAGACCATAATAAAAGTTGATAAACAACTCTTTAATATGTACCTTTATAGCAAATAAATCTCCAGTTGTCCGCTTTCGTGCAAGAAAGACTTTGCCATAAGCTCCTCTACTGATTGGTTTGATGATATCAAAATCTTCAATACTTGTCCTTTCCTTGCGCGAGGAATGTAAAGGAGCTAATAAACATGGAGATCCATTCAAAATATGAGATCCTCTGCTTTGTTCACTTTGAAGCATACTTCTGTAGCAGATAGTATCCGCCATTCTCATAGCCAGCTGATATTTATTCCTAGATCCTCAGAATGAAAttagacaaatcaaaattaGCAAGTATTCTTGTTGATATAACTGAAATAGGCCTCTACTACCAAACTTGAAAGGACCACGAAACTTGGGATATCAGAAACAAAAGCTTACTTCAGCAACTTCATAATTCGGCCTCCAAATGTATCTACCACTAAAGCCTTAAGCTTCTCTTGTCGTAGAATTTGCAGCAAAATATGTAACCATATATCCAAACACCCCGCAGCTCCCTCTATCGCACAATCAGTATGTGCAATTCTACGAGCTAAATCAGCCAACTCATTCATCTGCAAACAAGATAAACACAAAAACGTCAAATCTCATAGTCCATGAGCTATGAAAAATAGTAGGCTTCATGATAGAGAAAAATATACTGCAAGAGTTTGAATTATGAAAAGAGAAGGTAATACATCTGGTGCAAAAGTGCCAAATAGATGCAGGCACCTTTGGCTTCTTTCCACAGTTTCATTCAAAAAACTGAGTAGAAAAACTCATCAAACAAATTATGTGCAAAGCAATGACACAATAAACCAAGATGGAACAAATTAGTGCGCTAGTAATGTAAGGTTAAACAAGGTGGAAGTGTCATTTTAATAGAACAAAATGAActtatcaaattattaatatcaAAAGATCAGGTCAgggataaatttataaatatgattCCCCATCCTTGTTTTACGCCATGAAAGAAGTTACTCAAATCAACCTACTGTCTTTCCAaatatatcattattattagcAGCTTTGCAATTTGGCCAGTAGAAATTGGACATTATCAAGATACTAGGCAATTTGCCTGATGCACGGCCCCACATTAGTATGTGCTGACATGGGATGGAGAAGCCTGGCACAAAATAAGTCTGCTGTGCTGAGCTGCACTTCCTAGTCCGCCACGTAGCCTTTGGCACGGACGGGTCCAAGCTGCGCCATGCTAACTCTTTTGTGGTCTAGTTGAAATCGAAAGTCGCCAAATTGCAAGCATTTcgttttcttattttaaaaattatttaaagttATTGTAATCttatcttaaatattttttaaacactaGTTTATAAAGAGTTTATTGTTATTCATAGTTTATAAAgtatttattgttatttatgcagcaaataaattttagatgaattttttatagaaaattattcaaaatcttAGTAGTTCAAATTATATttgacaaaaaataataaaaagtgctaaaaattaaaccaaaaaGTCATCATGGACCATGCTGGCATAGTAAGAATGGCACTAAATAGGCTGTGCAGTGGGTTTCTGCGAACCATTCTAATTGCAGAGCCTAGCATGGCCTAAGGCCAGGATAGATTGGGGTAGCCCACAAGCCACATGGCCTGTATTACAGGCCTAGCCGATGCATAGATACTAGCCCTAAacaaaatacaagaaaaaaatcCATCAGCATCTCCTGATTATGCAAAAGGCAATAAAACTACCAAACTAAGATCGACCTGAATTTCGCTATTACTTAGTTCTAGAACACATTTTTAACAACGCGTCTTCAGTCATGTGCCTATGAGGCCAGAGTCTTCCAAGCTGGCACTGCTCTCCTCTCAAAAGAAGGGTCGGTATTGCATCTTGGGGTACCTTTCAACTTTTAAGAATATGAAACAGTTAACTTTTATTGTAGCAGTCCCTCTTTTTACATCTACACAAACATGCATATGTGAGAAGCCCAAATACTTATGCATGAAACTATACGGAACACTTAAACTTCCACAGCTGAGATTTATTGGATCCAAAGTGACATGGATAGCAAACTAAAAAGACTAACCCATCAAAATGTCAGACAATCACCTTAATAAACCAGCACAGCCTTCTGATCGATGTACCGGTCTGTCCTTTATGgtaattattagatttttttttcaacataaaATGTGGTCATAGTTCAGAACTTTTAACTCATCGAAAATAGCTAAAATGAGGATCTCACCTGATTCACATCCTCATGCTGGGATGGATTGCTGTGCTCTAACCAAAACAAGTCAAAGTGACCTGCATTTGGAGTGTTTATTGATGAAGCAGGAGTTAGGCTACCACTGGTACAAGTGAGATTCAACTCCCCTAGTTTTATTGCTGCTAGGCTTTTTATACTATTAGTGCATGCAATGTGCGAATCATCTAGGTAAGCAGTATCCATCTGATGCAAATCTTCGAACATCCCTTCAGCACCTTTAGTGTGCCACTCTTGTGCTTTAGGTAATTGACCTTCATATTCAAGAGTAAGGCTAGCATTTTGTACTCTTGAATTCTCAGGACTGCTGCATAATTCACCCAAAATTGTGTTATATGACTCCACAATTTGTTCCAATAAGTCTGCAATCTTTACTAGCTGCTCATCCACATCTAGACCTTCTGAAACACACTTTTCAGCATAAGCACAAATGTATGAATGGGATTCCAAATGAGAAGCTGGAACGTTCTCCTCGCATATCCTGCATATTACCATATCTAACCCTTCATGATATCCTTCTTGGTCGTGAAATAGATACGTAGTATACTGAATTTTCTGTGTCCAAGGAGAACTGAAATTTTCAAAGCGTCCTGTCGAACAAATAGGAGTCTGAAACATCAAATAAGGAACAAAGTGTTACTTCTGCACAAACTGAGAAAACATTAAAACATGCACAAAGTGGGCCAAGTGAGAAGTACCTCAGTTTGCTCCTTTATCTCATGTCTGTAGAGGTCTGGCCGCTCTGCAATGTTATTTAAACCAATCTCAGCATTCGCAGAACTATCAACCCATTTCATTTCAACATTAGGAACACTTTCCAGGCATCGTCTGAATTTTTCAAGGGAATTCACATTCATTTCCCCCCCATCTTTGTGAAGTTGCAAAAGCCTATTACATCGTGTTAAGATATATAACATACGTGTTACGAGTTTTTTCACAAGAACTGATTGGGATTGCTGCCTCATTTCAGTAAGAACCTGAACAATTCTCTCACATTTTTCACGAAACTGAGATAAGGACATCTCTATACACTGCCGTGACAGAATTACTAACTCTTCCGCTGTTATTTGTGCTTCTGATAGCAAGCCCTTTCCCAATGCTTCTAAAACATCCTCTACAAATGCAGCTAGCTCTACATTCACCACTACTTTGGCatcatcaaattttgaatttagtgATTGCCAAATCTCCTGGATTTAAAATCATTAGAGTTATCGTCACGATATTGCGTCATCCAACGTCAaacaagaaaaatttaaaaggtATCAACAGTACCTTTAGATCGTTGTAGCTGTGTGTTCGGAGACGAGAAAGTGGAATACCACCTCTTGGTCCTAGTTCATATGAAAAGCTTTTCTTCTCATGTGGAGCATTTCTTAGGAAACTGCTTTCTGGCAGTGATAGCTTTCCACTAAAATATCTCCATTTTATAGAACGTATGGATCCCAAATCTTCCTCCCCCTTGAGCATTGTAAAATCTGATTCACGAATCTGCTTCATAGCAATATATTTCATGCATAAAAATTTTGAGCAATGATGTATAAGGCCAACACGACCTCATTAAAAAGCACCAAAAGATCTTTGTGCTTTGTTACCTTAGAGCAGGAAGTAGTACAATGGTCGGCTTTATTAGACTTCTTGGAAGTGCCTTCCGATATAAACCAGTGTGCAATTCCTTCACGAAGTCCTGAATTTAATTAAGTGAACAACACTAATACAGGACTCAAGAAAATATTGGCTCTGACCTCTGTTATCACATCAGAGACATATGCTTTCAGAGCAAGCCAAACTAATTGTAAACGGTGCCAAAAATTACTGAAGTTCaatcaaaactaataatcactTACCGCTCTAGTAAAAATTGTTCCTTAGTCTACAGTAGTCATTGCAATTAAAGTTTAGTTGGTACATGTTCACCACGGGGCAGAAAAAAGAAGGTACGATTGGTCAAGGCATTGGCATGTGAAAAACAGTCCCCTACAGAAAATGAATGAGAGAGTATAGAGTTGACATTTTCTACTGGGTCCGAACCCAAAGGATAAAGCATTTGCATTGAATGGTTCCAATGCATGGGTCACAAAGTCTAGAGCTTCACAATATGTCCCCGTACAAACTCATATCTTAGCTGATGGTATGTTGAGCATTTGCCTAATTCATCAAGTGTTCACAGAATATTTTGGTTGCTTTTCGCTCCCTTAAGTGGCCAAGCAATCTTAAACATTTCATCCTACGGTGTTCTGTGGCATATATACCTTGTTCTTTCAATGGTTGCCCTGGAGATGAGATGCTTACAGTGGTAGCCCTAGTTATTAAGTCACCACCACCTGGGATGACACGGCCATATActcaagagaaaaaaaggtTGAAGAGTGTTATATCTTTGGTTTATGTGCAAAATTGGGGTTTGCATAATCGCGCTCGAAAACAGGAAAGACCATTCCTGctttaaaaactaaattcttGTTTCAGATTGTTGAAAACAGTTAAACAAAAGCAAATCATACAAATATATAGAACACGTTTCGACAACCACCATCTTcacaaaaacttcaaaattaatttacacTCTTTAGTTTGCAACCTTCTAAGTAATTGCGCTCATTCTACTTAAAACGCTCCATTTAACTTTCATCGAGCTGCTTAGTTCTAGACAACTATTAACATTTCAGACGCTTCATAAACATAGCAaccagaaaaagagaaaattctTGAGGAATCCAATGGAAATAATTTACCTCTCCAATCTCCTATCCATGATTTGCCGTTGCCATCGATCTTACCGGCCCTGGCCGGAGCccgagctccgccgccgccccgatcGCTCTGTGGCGGCGGCGACTCATCCCCGGCGATCCGCCGCGTCCTGATCCGATTAAGCCCCTTTGGAATCCCAACCCCCTTACCTTCTTTCTCCTCCATCGCCATCCAACATCCCCcccccttcaaaaaaaaaaccctagagtCCAATCCCCGTCGCCTAATCCGATCGCCTCtgagctagggttttggagaTGTCGAGGGCTTGgtcgaagaggagagagaggtggaaagaggggaaagagagagggagtcAAACGggtgtaagagagagagagaagagagagaaagagttctCTCTCGCCCCCGTGAGCGAGGGAGACGTTCAAAAACATTTCGACTCTATTTtaaccctctcttcttctttttttttttttggctaaaatgcAAGAAAGCCCCTATACATATCTTATTTTTGCTCTGCACTCTTCTATATTCTAAAAATCTTTATTTAGTCTCTCAAAATAGGGCTTTCTTTGCAAATGGCctcctaaaaaaattttattttaaaaatacctccgataaatttataattacaaaaatagccCTACCCCTGCCATGTAGGCGCCACTCGAGCGAGCTAGGTGACTGGTCTGGCAAGTTGAACActataaatcattcaccgtgttcagtTAGTTATTCTATCCCGAAAAAAATGATGTACAATATGTTTTGGGTTTATATCAAGCGGCGCGAATAACCAAAAgaaacacgatgaaccattcaccgtgttttaacacggtgaatgattaaccgtgttcaacttgccaAGCAAGCGCCCAATCCGCCACGTGACGCTTGTATGGCACCTGTGTGGCAAGGTAGggccaattataaatttgtcgagattattttaaaataaaattttttcagaaggccatttgcaaaaaaaacctctcaaaatataaaattgtagcACTAAACTTgcgttattattttttatattaaaaaaactatcataaaatatctattttgaaaACAGTATAATGAATATTTCGATAAGTTATTCAaatttactatataatattataatatctatACAAAATAGTGATCGAATAGAATAGTAATGGTTGTTAGACAAAATGGTacgattttaaaattttagagtctATTTGAAAAGATAAGAAGCTGAGTCGAAAAAACAAATACTACAGGAGCTTTCTAcattttttgcctttttaaaatttaatttattatattatttttttatttttattttaagcgaGAATGAGTTCGTTATTCTGGGTCCGACGCGGGGAGGAACGGAACGGGATTTGAATAACGTCCACGTAGCGGAAAAATGGCACGTGCGGCACGTGCGGCGTTGTGATGGTGAGAGGCCGTTACGGCGGTTGCGTGAACTGCTCAACTTTGGACGTAGTTACGtctcctataaaaaaaaaaaagaaataaaaaatgtaaataagATACAAagagtttaataaaattttactctGTTTTGTTGTTAAGTgaatgagaataaattattttggcgTGATTATTTACTCTATTAGGTAGAGTGAGCACTATTTGAGTTAAAACGGAATTATCGAACTGAACTGGCGtaattctattaaaaaaaatattcagttcgatcaattttttgatttaacTATTCAATTTGACTTGAAATTTTGACTTTGGTGTTGAGTTCGAGTGTCTGACTTGAAACTCGAACTGAGcgaattaattgattaaatgaGCCAAATTATTCTTTTCTTATGTTAAAGATTCAACTATATGTACGACATCCTTAAGATTTggaatagttatatatataaaatataatagagctaaaatttttaatccaattaTAGTATTCCGAGCGATGGTGAGattcaagaggttaagagagttaaatgtgctataacaaaaataattttaggatGAGTGTTTCTATGAAAAGTGGGGTGTCACAGTTGATATCAGAGCTAagaaaaattttactattattttcacttaattcttttaatataaattaattacaattttgaaaGTGCATTTTAAAAAGACCCAAACCAACAAAACCTAATCAAAAAATTTCCGTTGGGTTTGGTTTTTGGTGGGaataatagttttatttatatagttcaaaaaactataaaattgagaaatttggtttggttcactAATCCACTAAAAATTGACGGAACAACTGAATACTCtcttttagataaaaaaaaaagaagtatatgtgaattattttctttattttattttcatcaaCTCCAATCTCAAATTACAAGAATTGGCTAAACATTATGATATGATATGAAGTGAATTAAATTCGCATTAAGTCGTGATGTCAAATgttgattttatatttgatttggCACTAAATATAAATAGAGTTTAATAAAGTTGTAGATCAATTGAATTAAGTTTAATTAAATCAATTCTATTGTATTTTTGTTGAAAAAGAGTGGAACAAAAAAGTGGAAAAAATGCATAGAGACCCGCCAACTATAGGCTTTTCTGAAATAGGtttctcagattttttttttttttaattgggaCCCCTTAACTACTAACTTTTTGAAATTAAGTGATCTAAGTCAAAATTTTTTAGGACTTTATCAAATTATTGATAATTTCACtcactttaataaatttaattacttttgagaaaataaaattacattaattagaggttaataactaaattttagcctttaaatctgataaaattctTAACATAATTAAAGTATgagaatttaaataaaaaaataaaagttgagcgaatttcaacaaaaaaaaagagaaaaaaccatTGAGGTAGCtgttttaaaatatctttagtTTAAGGGGTCTTCGTACATTTTAAAGAGAGGGGAATTTTCCCAGTTTGGAAAATTTACCTTTCTACCCCTAAAGTTTCCTTGGGAGAACTCGGGGTACATTTATGGGTTCGCCGAACATATATACGTCAAGTACACATTCCCATTTCCCGCCAAAGGGTTGGCGCGAAgtttttttccctcctttttcttttttaactattctctctctctctttctctctctctctcgttctagGGTTTCTCCTCCCAAGCCCCAACCAAATCCCCCTCCTTGGAGCCTCCCGCTATGCGAATCACTTCCACAGGGGCCAATTTTTGAGCAGGTGAATCGATTCTCATCTCCTTTTATTCGATCGATCGCCCAATCTCCGCAAATTAGGGCAATTTTCTCCGATTCTCGTAGTATCGGCGTTTCCGTTCCGGATCCGTGCTCCAACCCTACCGGATCTGAGTTCCGATCATGCTATGGTTTGTTCCGGTACCACTTTTAGGGTTTATTCCCCAAGTctcctgatttttttttttaattttactttcattcaGTATGTTTTCATATTTTCTCGACTATTTGGTGCTTTGGCTCTAATTCGGGAATTTTAGATCCGATTTGGTTAGGATTTCTCTTGCAACGTGTACTTCTCTCGCACTAGTTTCCATTTTCTTTGGATTTCATGAATCTTCTCCTAGGGTCGTTCAATTACTTATGAACTTGAGGAAATGGGTTTGATTTAGAAGATGATACTACTATAAATTTCCAGGGGGCTTGTAAAGGTTGCAACTTTTTGATAAAGCCACTTCCATGAATGGCAATGTATTCTATCACTTCTTGGGTTAGATATTGGTATAATAGTATTGGGTAACTTGTGAAAATGATGAAATATGCCCGTATTCTCTCTT
Coding sequences:
- the LOC109721944 gene encoding probable serine/threonine protein kinase IRE4 isoform X3, producing MAMEEKEGKGVGIPKGLNRIRTRRIAGDESPPPQSDRGGGGARAPARAGKIDGNGKSWIGDWRGLREGIAHWFISEGTSKKSNKADHCTTSCSKIRESDFTMLKGEEDLGSIRSIKWRYFSGKLSLPESSFLRNAPHEKKSFSYELGPRGGIPLSRLRTHSYNDLKEIWQSLNSKFDDAKVVVNVELAAFVEDVLEALGKGLLSEAQITAEELVILSRQCIEMSLSQFREKCERIVQVLTEMRQQSQSVLVKKLVTRMLYILTRCNRLLQLHKDGGEMNVNSLEKFRRCLESVPNVEMKWVDSSANAEIGLNNIAERPDLYRHEIKEQTETPICSTGRFENFSSPWTQKIQYTTYLFHDQEGYHEGLDMVICRICEENVPASHLESHSYICAYAEKCVSEGLDVDEQLVKIADLLEQIVESYNTILGELCSSPENSRVQNASLTLEYEGQLPKAQEWHTKGAEGMFEDLHQMDTAYLDDSHIACTNSIKSLAAIKLGELNLTCTSGSLTPASSINTPNAGHFDLFWLEHSNPSQHEDVNQMNELADLARRIAHTDCAIEGAAGCLDIWLHILLQILRQEKLKALVVDTFGGRIMKLLKNKYQLAMRMADTICYRSMLQSEQSRGSHILNGSPCLLAPLHSSRKERTSIEDFDIIKPISRGAYGKVFLARKRTTGDLFAIKVLKKLDMIRKNDAERILAERNILITVRNPFVLTDFGLSKIGLIDSAIHLNRSRTTSSIIPDPQNQHDSPANANGRQKRNRRSAVGTPDYLAPEILLGTAHGYAADWWSVGIILFELITGIPPFTARLPEIIFDNILNRKIPWPAVPDDMSYEAKDLIDRLLCQDQDRRLGANGASEVKAHPFFNKVHWGDLASQKAAFVPHPDSEDDTSYFMSRYPNSVPRTPDEENSSDCASDATNSSSNTSSVGTTMEENSELAEFDSHYCVDLSSIDFSFKNLSQLASMNYDVLLKSGRTSKNSSPSKAEKS
- the LOC109721944 gene encoding probable serine/threonine protein kinase IRE4 isoform X2 codes for the protein MAMEEKEGKGVGIPKGLNRIRTRRIAGDESPPPQSDRGGGGARAPARAGKIDGNGKSWIGDWRGIAHWFISEGTSKKSNKADHCTTSCSKIRESDFTMLKGEEDLGSIRSIKWRYFSGKLSLPESSFLRNAPHEKKSFSYELGPRGGIPLSRLRTHSYNDLKEIWQSLNSKFDDAKVVVNVELAAFVEDVLEALGKGLLSEAQITAEELVILSRQCIEMSLSQFREKCERIVQVLTEMRQQSQSVLVKKLVTRMLYILTRCNRLLQLHKDGGEMNVNSLEKFRRCLESVPNVEMKWVDSSANAEIGLNNIAERPDLYRHEIKEQTETPICSTGRFENFSSPWTQKIQYTTYLFHDQEGYHEGLDMVICRICEENVPASHLESHSYICAYAEKCVSEGLDVDEQLVKIADLLEQIVESYNTILGELCSSPENSRVQNASLTLEYEGQLPKAQEWHTKGAEGMFEDLHQMDTAYLDDSHIACTNSIKSLAAIKLGELNLTCTSGSLTPASSINTPNAGHFDLFWLEHSNPSQHEDVNQMNELADLARRIAHTDCAIEGAAGCLDIWLHILLQILRQEKLKALVVDTFGGRIMKLLKNKYQLAMRMADTICYRSMLQSEQSRGSHILNGSPCLLAPLHSSRKERTSIEDFDIIKPISRGAYGKVFLARKRTTGDLFAIKVLKKLDMIRKNDAERILAERNILITVRNPFVVRFFYSFTCQDNLYLVMEYLNGGDLYSLLRKVRCLEEGIARIYIAELVLALEYLHSLGIIHRDLKPDNILIAPDGHIKLTDFGLSKIGLIDSAIHLNRSRTTSSIIPDPQNQHDSPANANGRQKRNRRSAVGTPDYLAPEILLGTAHGYAADWWSVGIILFELITGIPPFTARLPEIIFDNILNRKIPWPAVPDDMSYEAKDLIDRLLCQDQDRRLGANGASEVKAHPFFNKVHWGDLASQKAAFVPHPDSEDDTSYFMSRYPNSVPRTPDEENSSDCASDATNSSSNTSSVGTTMEENSELAEFDSHYCVDLSSIDFSFKNLSQLASMNYDVLLKSGRTSKNSSPSKAEKS
- the LOC109721944 gene encoding probable serine/threonine protein kinase IRE4 isoform X1; the encoded protein is MAMEEKEGKGVGIPKGLNRIRTRRIAGDESPPPQSDRGGGGARAPARAGKIDGNGKSWIGDWRGLREGIAHWFISEGTSKKSNKADHCTTSCSKIRESDFTMLKGEEDLGSIRSIKWRYFSGKLSLPESSFLRNAPHEKKSFSYELGPRGGIPLSRLRTHSYNDLKEIWQSLNSKFDDAKVVVNVELAAFVEDVLEALGKGLLSEAQITAEELVILSRQCIEMSLSQFREKCERIVQVLTEMRQQSQSVLVKKLVTRMLYILTRCNRLLQLHKDGGEMNVNSLEKFRRCLESVPNVEMKWVDSSANAEIGLNNIAERPDLYRHEIKEQTETPICSTGRFENFSSPWTQKIQYTTYLFHDQEGYHEGLDMVICRICEENVPASHLESHSYICAYAEKCVSEGLDVDEQLVKIADLLEQIVESYNTILGELCSSPENSRVQNASLTLEYEGQLPKAQEWHTKGAEGMFEDLHQMDTAYLDDSHIACTNSIKSLAAIKLGELNLTCTSGSLTPASSINTPNAGHFDLFWLEHSNPSQHEDVNQMNELADLARRIAHTDCAIEGAAGCLDIWLHILLQILRQEKLKALVVDTFGGRIMKLLKNKYQLAMRMADTICYRSMLQSEQSRGSHILNGSPCLLAPLHSSRKERTSIEDFDIIKPISRGAYGKVFLARKRTTGDLFAIKVLKKLDMIRKNDAERILAERNILITVRNPFVVRFFYSFTCQDNLYLVMEYLNGGDLYSLLRKVRCLEEGIARIYIAELVLALEYLHSLGIIHRDLKPDNILIAPDGHIKLTDFGLSKIGLIDSAIHLNRSRTTSSIIPDPQNQHDSPANANGRQKRNRRSAVGTPDYLAPEILLGTAHGYAADWWSVGIILFELITGIPPFTARLPEIIFDNILNRKIPWPAVPDDMSYEAKDLIDRLLCQDQDRRLGANGASEVKAHPFFNKVHWGDLASQKAAFVPHPDSEDDTSYFMSRYPNSVPRTPDEENSSDCASDATNSSSNTSSVGTTMEENSELAEFDSHYCVDLSSIDFSFKNLSQLASMNYDVLLKSGRTSKNSSPSKAEKS
- the LOC109721944 gene encoding probable serine/threonine protein kinase IRE4 isoform X4 codes for the protein MAMEEKEGKGVGIPKGLNRIRTRRIAGDESPPPQSDRGGGGARAPARAGKIDGNGKSWIGDWRGLREGIAHWFISEGTSKKSNKADHCTTSCSKIRESDFTMLKGEEDLGSIRSIKWRYFSGKLSLPESSFLRNAPHEKKSFSYELGPRGGIPLSRLRTHSYNDLKEIWQSLNSKFDDAKVVVNVELAAFVEDVLEALGKGLLSEAQITAEELVILSRQCIEMSLSQFREKCERIVQVLTEMRQQSQSVLVKKLVTRMLYILTRCNRLLQLHKDGGEMNVNSLEKFRRCLESVPNVEMKWVDSSANAEIGLNNIAERPDLYRHEIKEQTETPICSTGRFENFSSPWTQKIQYTTYLFHDQEGYHEGLDMVICRICEENVPASHLESHSYICAYAEKCVSEGLDVDEQLVKIADLLEQIVESYNTILGELCSSPENSRVQNASLTLEYEGQLPKAQEWHTKGAEGMFEDLHQMDTAYLDDSHIACTNSIKSLAAIKLGELNLTCTSGSLTPASSINTPNAGHFDLFWLEHSNPSQHEDVNQMNELADLARRIAHTDCAIEGAAGCLDIWLHILLQILRQEKLKALVVDTFGGRIMKLLKNKYQLAMRMADTICYRSMLQSEQSRGSHILNGSPCLLAPLHSSRKERTSIEDFDIIKPISRGAYGKVFLARKRTTGDLFAIKVLKKLDMIRKNDAERILAERNILITVRNPFVVRFFYSFTCQDNLYLVMEYLNGGDLYSLLRKVRCLEEGIARIYIAELVLALEYLHSLGIIHRDLKPDNILIAPDGHIKLTDFGLSKIGLIDSAIHLNRSRTTSSIIPDPQNQHDSPANANGRQKRNRRSAVGTPDYLAPEILLGTAHGYAADWWSVGIILFELITGIPPFTARLPEIIFDNILNRKIPWPAVPDDMSYEAKDLIDRITKVCAYTCGWL